CAGACCGAGCTTCTCCAGGGCGACGGCGAAGATGTCGGGTGCCGGCTTGCTGGAGCCCACCATGCCGCCGTGGACGATCTCATCGATGGCGTCATCGGCGTCGATCCTGCTCAGCAGGGCCTCGATGTCCTCCTCCTTCGACGACGTGGCCAGCACCACTTGCACGCCCCGCTTGGACACGGCCCGCAACAGTTCGGCCGCGCCCGGAAACGAGCGGAGGTCGTCCTTGTACGGCGTGTAGTGGCGGGCGTGGGCGTCGCTCAGCCCCTCGCGCTCCTCGCCGAGCAGCTCCTCGAGCAGCTGGTCGGACCCCATCCCGATGAGGTGGTGGATGCGGGACATCGGGATGTCCTCGCCCGCTTCCTGGAGCGCCCGCCACCACGCCACCGTGTGGAAGTAGTTGCTGTCGACGAGCGTCCCGTCGATGTCGAACAACACGGCTGGCTTGGTCGAGGTCATCCCGCAGTGCTACCCAACCAGGCCCGCCGGCTATCGCCGCCGCCGGCCGGCGACGGCGGCGGCGATCATCAGGACCACGAACCCGGCGCCGGCCAGGGCCGGACCGGACCAGTGCGTCGACGGCGGGACGCCGGTGGCCTCGCCCCGGAGCGGGCGTATGCCGCCGCCGGCCGCACCCGGCGTCAGGACCCGGAACAGGCCCCACAGGCCCGCCTCCCGGTAGGGCTCCCGGTGGTCACCCCACAGGTAGTCGCCGGCCAGTCGCTCCGGCCCGCCGGCACCGCCGTCGAGCCGCAGGATCGACGCGTCGAGCCCGCCGACCGGCACCTCGCTCACCATGGTCGTCCCTGCCCGCCCGGGCTCGACCGGCCACGAGTGGCCCTCGAGGCTGAACACCTGGACCTGCTCGCTCCAGGGCGCGAGCACGTTCACGCGCACCGGGTCCCCGGCGAAGGCCCTGAGCATCGGCGTGGACGGCGCCGGGCGCGTGTTCGCCGAGTACACGGTGGCGGGGTCGGAGTCGTCCTGCAACCGCCGGCGCAGGGGCTCGGCCCGGTAGTTGACCCCGACCGCGCCCGACACGTCGGTGCTGTAGGGCATGCGGTGGTTCCCGATGGCGGCGTCCTCGTCCTGGAACAGCAGGGTGAAGTCCCGGTAGGCAGGGCCGTCGAGCGGCTCCACCGTCACGCTCCAGCTCGACCTTCCGGCCGCGTCCCTCCCCGTCGCCGGATCGGTGTAGCGGGCGCCGGCTGGTCCGACCACGATGGCGCCATAGAGCCCGAGCCCCGAGTTGGCGACGACGTCGCCGCCGTCGCGCACGGTGGCCACCGTCTCGCCGACCTCTGGTGAGGCGAAGTAGGTGTACGTGCGGCTCCGGCCGGGCGCCACCGTCTGGACCGGATCGCGGCCGGCGGCGACCCCGCCCGACTCCCGGGGGTCGGACGACAACAGGTCGCACCGGATCGAGACGGGTCCGGTGGACGTGTCGTTCGTGAGGCGCAGCTGCACGCAGTCGCCGACGCCCACGTGCAGCACGAGTGGCTCCGGCTGGCGGGCACCGTCTCGGAGGGCGGCGGCATCGGCGGCCAGGGCGAAGATCTTCCCCCGCTTGCCACCCAGCATGGGCAGCGGCACCTCGACCGACGCCAGTTCGAACGCCTTCACCGGAGCACCGGCCGGGCAGACGGCGGTGGGCGGCTGGACCGGGGCCTCGTGCCCCGGCAGGGGGAGCAGCCCTTCGGCGCCGGCCCGGTCGCGGACGCGGAGCAGGCCCCAGCTGCCCTCCCGGAGCTTGAAGGACCGGCCGTTGCCGTAGAGGTAGTCCCCGGGCCGCTTCTGCGGACCGCCGGCGGCCGGCAGAACGAGGTCGAAGCGCTCGGAGATCCCGAGGTGGGCCGTGCTGACCGGACGGGACGAGGCGCTGAACGGCTCGGTGCGGAACCAGTGGCCGTCGACGTGCCAGGTGTGCACCTCGTTGGTGGCGCTGACCAGGCTGCGCACGACGACCGGGTCGCCCACGAACGCGTCGAGCACGGGGGTGGCAGGGTCGCCGTGCGCGTCGCTGCTGAAGGCCAGGGCGGGGTCCCCGCCGCGCTCCTCGAGCGGCTCGGCCCGGAGGTTCAGCGAGCTTCCGGTGGACCGGCCCACGTGCTGCACCGTGCTCTCGTCCTGCACGAACGACACCAGCTCCCGGAAGCTCCCGCCGACGTCGGCGGACACCGCCGCGTTGGTGTGGATGTCGGCGATCGCCCCGCTGCGCAGCTCGGCCCCGGTCCGGGGGTCGTGGTACGTCGAACCGGGCGGTTCGGACACGGGTGCTCCGTAGAGCCCGTGGCGCCATGTCCCGATGGCGTTGACGTGGTCGTGGAAGTAGGCCGTCCCGAACTGGCTGTCGTTGTACCAGCGGTAGCGGACGAACTCGGTGCTCACGATCTCCCCCTGGCCGTGGCCCGCCTGCAGGGGCTCGGCCAGCGTGACCACCGGCCCGTTCACCGCCGCCACCGTGTGGGCCTCGAACGGCTGCCCGGCGTCCATCCCGAGACCGACGACGGCACCGGGTTGGAACCGGTCGGCACCGGTGCCGACGCGCAGCTCGGTCGACCCGGCCGGGGCGGGTGCCGACAGGGCGTCGCCCTCGATGCGATAGGGACGCACGGACTGCTCGTAGTTGAAGCCGGCCACCACGCCGTCGCTGGCCTGCACGTCGAACTGCACGAAGTGGATGTGCATGTTGACCTTGGCGAAGCCATGGCTCTCCGGCGTGTCGTTCATCTCGCTCGTCAGCAGGATGTCGACGCAGTCCTCTCCCGCGTTGGAGCGGATGGCGAGGGGGACGCGCCGGGAGGGGTCGGCCTGCAGCCCGGGCAGGTCCTCCTTGAGGACGTAGAGGAGCCCGCCGGAGTCGACGATGCCCTGCTTCTCGTTGACGGGCACGGGCACGTTCACGGCGTGGACGTCGAAGGTCTTCAGCCGTGTCCCGGCCGGGCACAGGCCCCCGGGCCCGTTGGCGCCCGGGGTCGGTGGATCGTCGCCCCCGGTGCCCGGATCGAGGAACGGCGCCGGCCCGTGGCCCGGTGCGAACGGTGGTCGCTTCCCCAGGTGCGGGCGCAGCAGGGGGAAGGCGAGTCGCCCCGTGAGGGGGTCGAACTCCACCGGCGGCCGGGTCCCGGGCGCTCGGGGGGCGTACCCCGGCCACGACTCGGCCGTCTCGGGCTCGTTGCGGTAGACGTCGCCGTCGCGAGCCCAGTCGAATACGGAGGCGTCGTATCCCCGCGGCCGGCCCCGAGGCGGGAGCTGTGGCTCCACCCAGCTTGCGAGCGTGTCCGCGGTGAGCGTCCGTGGGCCGGCGGTGGTGCCCGCCCCGACGGTGGTGCCGATGAGGTCGTCCGAGGGCACGGCCGGCCGCACCTTGCCGGCGCGGTCCGCCAGCTCCGCCAACGGCGGGAGGGAGTCGGTGGACGCGGCGGGGGTCTGCGCCGTGTTGTACACGCGCCACAGCCCCCACATGCCGGCGAAGTAGTGCTCGGCCACGTGGCAGTGGTAGAGGAAGTCTCCGGCCGACGCCTGGCATCCGCCGCTGCCGCACTCGTTGATCACGTCGAGGGTCTCACCCGGCCCGATGCTCTGCGAGTCGGTGCGCTCGCTCGGCCCCGGGAGGACGGGCGGCGCCTTGTCGAGGCCCTGCTTCGACGGGGGGGTGACCACGCCGGGCTGGCGGCGCCAACGGGTGGCCCCGCCGTGGAGGTGGTGGACGTGGAAGACCTCGGACCCGCCGTGGATCACCCGCTGCCGGCTCGGGTCGCCGAGATAGCTGCGCATGAGCGGCGTGGCCGGGTCGCCGAAGCTGTACGAGCTGTACGCCACCGCCTCGTCGAACGTGCCCCGGCCGACCGGTGTCCGCTCCATCTGGAGAGCGAGGCGGTGGCTGAACGGCTCGCTGCGGTAGTTGAGCGCCCGGCCGTCCGGCCGGTACGCCCCGGTGACGGGATCGACCAGCGGGATCAGGCCGCCGGCGCCGTCGCGCAAGCGGTAGTTCTCGTCGCCCAGCTCGTGGTAGTAGAGGGCGTACTCGCGGAAGTCCGGCTGCCCGGGGACGCTGATGACGGCGTCC
The sequence above is drawn from the Acidimicrobiales bacterium genome and encodes:
- a CDS encoding HAD family hydrolase, producing the protein MTSTKPAVLFDIDGTLVDSNYFHTVAWWRALQEAGEDIPMSRIHHLIGMGSDQLLEELLGEEREGLSDAHARHYTPYKDDLRSFPGAAELLRAVSKRGVQVVLATSSKEEDIEALLSRIDADDAIDEIVHGGMVGSSKPAPDIFAVALEKLGLPAERTMVVGDTRWDLEAAHKIGLDVVTVLTGGWTRGDLEQAGAVGVYEDVAELLRDLDTSPLARLFE
- a CDS encoding multicopper oxidase domain-containing protein, whose amino-acid sequence is MRRGRAPALAGALLVLAAVLAPPSSAAPVPPLPVAPAAAAPGTGGRAGSCAEGAPERRYQVVAIAVDITVNRFLDHDPEGRMFALEEELDRVRSEEAANDRARAGDGQPAVTSGLQGDAIQPLTLRVRPGECLRVSVRNDLPGDEAVSFHVHGAPLRVEGDGGAAIATNPRATVRPGQTVGYEWAVPPGQAEGTHYFHSHGDTRTQTSHGLFGAVVVEPRRSTWQDPRSGRELRAGWDAVISVPGQPDFREYALYYHELGDENYRLRDGAGGLIPLVDPVTGAYRPDGRALNYRSEPFSHRLALQMERTPVGRGTFDEAVAYSSYSFGDPATPLMRSYLGDPSRQRVIHGGSEVFHVHHLHGGATRWRRQPGVVTPPSKQGLDKAPPVLPGPSERTDSQSIGPGETLDVINECGSGGCQASAGDFLYHCHVAEHYFAGMWGLWRVYNTAQTPAASTDSLPPLAELADRAGKVRPAVPSDDLIGTTVGAGTTAGPRTLTADTLASWVEPQLPPRGRPRGYDASVFDWARDGDVYRNEPETAESWPGYAPRAPGTRPPVEFDPLTGRLAFPLLRPHLGKRPPFAPGHGPAPFLDPGTGGDDPPTPGANGPGGLCPAGTRLKTFDVHAVNVPVPVNEKQGIVDSGGLLYVLKEDLPGLQADPSRRVPLAIRSNAGEDCVDILLTSEMNDTPESHGFAKVNMHIHFVQFDVQASDGVVAGFNYEQSVRPYRIEGDALSAPAPAGSTELRVGTGADRFQPGAVVGLGMDAGQPFEAHTVAAVNGPVVTLAEPLQAGHGQGEIVSTEFVRYRWYNDSQFGTAYFHDHVNAIGTWRHGLYGAPVSEPPGSTYHDPRTGAELRSGAIADIHTNAAVSADVGGSFRELVSFVQDESTVQHVGRSTGSSLNLRAEPLEERGGDPALAFSSDAHGDPATPVLDAFVGDPVVVRSLVSATNEVHTWHVDGHWFRTEPFSASSRPVSTAHLGISERFDLVLPAAGGPQKRPGDYLYGNGRSFKLREGSWGLLRVRDRAGAEGLLPLPGHEAPVQPPTAVCPAGAPVKAFELASVEVPLPMLGGKRGKIFALAADAAALRDGARQPEPLVLHVGVGDCVQLRLTNDTSTGPVSIRCDLLSSDPRESGGVAAGRDPVQTVAPGRSRTYTYFASPEVGETVATVRDGGDVVANSGLGLYGAIVVGPAGARYTDPATGRDAAGRSSWSVTVEPLDGPAYRDFTLLFQDEDAAIGNHRMPYSTDVSGAVGVNYRAEPLRRRLQDDSDPATVYSANTRPAPSTPMLRAFAGDPVRVNVLAPWSEQVQVFSLEGHSWPVEPGRAGTTMVSEVPVGGLDASILRLDGGAGGPERLAGDYLWGDHREPYREAGLWGLFRVLTPGAAGGGIRPLRGEATGVPPSTHWSGPALAGAGFVVLMIAAAVAGRRRR